In Thermococcus camini, a genomic segment contains:
- the cmk gene encoding (d)CMP kinase, producing the protein MPKGCLVITVSGLAGSGTTTLCRNLARHYGFKHIYAGLIFRQMAKEMGMTLKEFQEYAELHPEIDREVDRRQVEAAKECNVVIEGRLAGWMVKEADLKIWLDAPMMERARRVARREGVSVEEAFVGIAEREKGNRKRYLNLYGIDIDDKSIYDLIINTAHWNPDGVFAIVKAAIDHLYPDGDAGSGANPGNKK; encoded by the coding sequence ATGCCAAAGGGCTGCCTCGTGATAACCGTCAGCGGCCTGGCAGGCTCGGGAACGACCACCCTCTGCCGCAATCTCGCTAGGCACTACGGATTCAAACATATCTACGCTGGACTCATCTTCCGGCAGATGGCGAAGGAGATGGGCATGACTCTGAAGGAGTTTCAGGAGTACGCCGAGCTTCACCCCGAGATCGACCGCGAGGTTGACAGGAGGCAGGTGGAGGCAGCCAAGGAGTGCAACGTCGTTATTGAGGGCCGCCTCGCCGGCTGGATGGTCAAGGAGGCAGACCTCAAGATATGGCTTGACGCCCCCATGATGGAGCGTGCAAGGCGCGTTGCCCGCCGTGAGGGAGTCTCCGTTGAGGAGGCCTTTGTGGGAATTGCCGAGCGCGAGAAGGGCAACAGGAAAAGGTATTTAAACCTCTATGGAATTGACATCGACGACAAGTCGATTTATGACTTGATCATAAATACCGCCCATTGGAATCCCGATGGCGTCTTCGCGATTGTGAAGGCCGCCATCGACCACCTATACCCCGACGGTGACGCGGGGTCGGGTGCAAACCCGGGCAACAAAAAATGA
- a CDS encoding type II toxin-antitoxin system HicA family toxin — MSRLPRLSGEQVIKVLVKKFGFEVSRQRGSHVVLVKYKDGRKIGTVVPLHKELKAGTLMGVLKLTGIEKDEFMEALNDP; from the coding sequence ATGTCCAGATTGCCAAGGCTCTCGGGTGAGCAAGTTATTAAAGTCCTCGTCAAAAAGTTCGGTTTTGAGGTATCCAGACAGAGAGGAAGCCATGTGGTTCTGGTTAAGTATAAAGACGGCAGGAAGATAGGAACCGTTGTTCCCCTTCATAAAGAGTTAAAAGCGGGAACACTTATGGGTGTTCTAAAACTGACTGGAATCGAAAAAGATGAATTTATGGAAGCTTTGAATGATCCCTAG
- a CDS encoding adenylate kinase, translated as MPFVVMITGIPGVGKSTITKLALKKSRAKFRLVNFGDLMFDEAVRTGLVRHRDEMRKLDPNVQKELQMKAARRIVEMSQREPVLIDTHATIRTPVGYLLGFPREVIEVINPNFIVIIEAAPSEILGRRLRDLKRDRDVETEEQIQRHQDLNRAAAVSYAMHSNALIKIIENHEDKGLQEAVHELVEVLDLAVGEYD; from the coding sequence ATGCCGTTTGTGGTCATGATAACAGGAATTCCAGGGGTGGGGAAGAGCACTATAACCAAGCTCGCACTCAAGAAGTCCCGGGCCAAGTTCAGGCTCGTCAACTTCGGGGACCTGATGTTCGACGAAGCTGTTAGGACAGGACTGGTGAGGCACAGGGATGAGATGAGGAAGCTCGACCCGAACGTCCAGAAGGAACTTCAGATGAAGGCCGCGAGAAGGATAGTCGAGATGTCCCAGCGCGAGCCGGTCCTGATCGACACCCATGCGACGATAAGGACTCCTGTGGGCTACCTCCTCGGTTTTCCCAGGGAGGTTATTGAGGTCATAAACCCCAACTTCATCGTCATAATTGAGGCGGCACCGAGCGAGATACTTGGAAGGCGCCTGCGTGACCTGAAGCGCGACCGTGACGTGGAAACTGAGGAGCAGATACAGAGGCACCAGGACCTGAACCGCGCCGCCGCGGTCAGCTACGCTATGCACTCCAACGCGCTCATAAAGATAATAGAGAATCATGAGGATAAGGGCCTCCAGGAGGCCGTTCACGAGCTTGTTGAAGTACTGGATCTGGCGGTGGGAGAGTATGATTGA
- a CDS encoding type II toxin-antitoxin system HicB family antitoxin — MELHAVIWEEEGTYIIREVFTGVTTQGETLEEAIENLKEAVELYLEEFPELREELEKIKFVGDFNVQIAKALG, encoded by the coding sequence ATGGAGCTTCATGCGGTCATATGGGAGGAAGAGGGAACATACATAATCAGAGAGGTTTTTACGGGAGTCACAACGCAGGGGGAGACCCTGGAGGAGGCTATTGAAAATCTAAAGGAGGCCGTTGAGCTTTACCTTGAGGAATTTCCTGAGCTGAGGGAGGAACTGGAAAAAATCAAGTTTGTGGGCGATTTCAATGTCCAGATTGCCAAGGCTCTCGGGTGA
- a CDS encoding RNA-guided pseudouridylation complex pseudouridine synthase subunit Cbf5, with amino-acid sequence MARDEVRRILPADVKREVLVKDEKAETNPKWGFPPEKRPMEMHMQFGIINLDKPPGPTSHEVVAWIKRLFDLNKAGHGGTLDPKVSGVLPVALERATRVVQALLPAGKEYVALMHLHGDVPEDRIRAVMREFEGEIIQRPPLRSAVKRRLRTRKVYYIEILEIEGKDVLFRVGVEAGTYIRSLIHHIGLALGVGAHMAELRRTRSGPFKEDETLVTLHDLIDYYHFWKDDGIEEYFRKAIQPMERAVEHLPKVWIRDSAVAAVTYGADLAVPGIVKVHKGIKRGDLVAVMTLKDELVALGKATMASGEMLQKGKGIAVDVDKVFMPRDWYPRLW; translated from the coding sequence ATGGCGAGGGACGAAGTGAGGAGAATCCTTCCGGCTGACGTAAAGCGAGAGGTTCTGGTTAAGGACGAGAAAGCTGAAACTAACCCAAAGTGGGGCTTTCCACCCGAGAAGAGGCCAATGGAGATGCACATGCAGTTTGGCATAATCAACCTCGACAAGCCGCCTGGGCCGACGAGCCACGAGGTCGTTGCCTGGATCAAAAGGCTCTTCGACCTGAACAAGGCCGGCCACGGCGGAACCCTCGACCCCAAGGTCAGCGGTGTTCTGCCGGTTGCCCTTGAGAGGGCAACTAGGGTCGTCCAGGCCCTTTTGCCTGCGGGAAAGGAGTACGTCGCGTTGATGCACCTCCATGGGGACGTTCCAGAGGATAGGATTAGAGCGGTTATGAGGGAGTTTGAAGGGGAGATAATCCAGAGGCCGCCCCTGAGGAGCGCGGTCAAGAGAAGGCTCAGGACGAGAAAGGTTTACTACATTGAGATACTGGAGATAGAGGGCAAGGACGTGCTCTTCCGCGTTGGAGTTGAGGCGGGAACCTACATAAGGTCGCTCATCCACCACATCGGTCTTGCCTTGGGTGTCGGTGCCCACATGGCCGAGCTGAGGAGAACGAGGAGCGGCCCCTTCAAAGAGGATGAAACTCTGGTGACCCTTCACGACCTCATTGACTACTACCACTTCTGGAAGGACGATGGTATCGAGGAGTACTTCCGCAAGGCAATACAGCCGATGGAGAGGGCCGTTGAACACCTGCCGAAGGTCTGGATTAGAGATTCGGCCGTTGCGGCGGTAACCTACGGCGCCGACCTTGCCGTTCCGGGAATAGTCAAGGTTCACAAGGGCATCAAGAGGGGCGACCTCGTTGCGGTCATGACTCTCAAGGACGAGCTGGTGGCACTCGGTAAGGCCACGATGGCGAGCGGGGAGATGCTCCAGAAGGGCAAGGGGATAGCGGTTGATGTTGACAAGGTCTTCATGCCGAGGGACTGGTACCCGAGGCTCTGGTAA
- a CDS encoding DUF106 domain-containing protein, which translates to MIEEIYTFLDSIFGPMIQAYHPIWVVTVSGIILGSFFTLLNYLLVDQEKMKRLQKKSKEFQKKYKEAQAAKDEKKLKKLQQEQMELMKLQSEVMKDQMFKVTLLTLPIFWIFFGWLRRWYVEVGIVKSPFDFFLFGWFHGLYHSGLPASELGYIGWYVLTSMITGYVLRKLLDMG; encoded by the coding sequence ATGATTGAGGAGATATACACGTTCCTTGACAGCATCTTTGGGCCGATGATACAGGCTTACCATCCGATATGGGTGGTCACGGTATCTGGAATCATACTGGGTTCCTTCTTCACCCTGCTGAACTATCTCCTTGTTGATCAGGAAAAGATGAAGCGCCTTCAAAAGAAGAGCAAGGAGTTCCAGAAGAAGTACAAGGAAGCCCAGGCTGCGAAGGATGAGAAGAAGCTCAAGAAGCTTCAGCAGGAGCAGATGGAGCTTATGAAGCTCCAGAGCGAGGTCATGAAGGACCAGATGTTCAAGGTTACCCTCCTGACGCTGCCGATATTCTGGATATTCTTCGGCTGGCTCAGAAGGTGGTACGTTGAGGTCGGTATCGTGAAGTCACCCTTCGACTTTTTCCTCTTCGGCTGGTTCCACGGCCTCTACCACTCGGGGCTTCCGGCCAGCGAGCTCGGTTACATCGGATGGTACGTTCTAACGTCCATGATAACCGGCTACGTCCTCAGGAAGCTCCTCGATATGGGTTAA
- the secY gene encoding preprotein translocase subunit SecY has protein sequence MGFRNVVFAIERYFPEVERPKRHVPLKEKFMWTGIVLLLYFVLAEIPLYGIPAQIQDYFATLRFVLAGRSGSLLTLGIGPIVTASIIMQLLVGSEIVHLDLSNHEDRRFYQAAQKLFAVFMSFFEAAIYVFAGAFGKVDMGLGAFQTVTTPAGQVYIGLGLGILIILQLGFASVMLILLDELVSKWGIGSGISLFIAAGVSQTVVTKSLNPFTTSQYMDPVTGGPAIIGAIPAFIQHLFYGDLTGALYRGTLPDMMDVFATIVVFLVVVYLESMRVEIPLSYGRVTVRGRYPIRFMYVSNIPIILTFALYSNIQLWARLLNNYGYTFLGTFDENGYPLTGFVTYLYPPRDIYHVIADPGRALVYALMTIFWAILFGFLWVELTGLDAKSIARQLQRAGLQIPGFRRDPRILERVLNRYIPYVTFWGSFTLALVAVLADFLGALGTGTGILLTVGILYRLYEEVAREQATEMFPALRKFFTK, from the coding sequence ATGGGGTTCAGAAACGTAGTGTTCGCGATTGAAAGGTACTTCCCCGAGGTTGAGCGGCCCAAGAGGCACGTGCCGCTCAAGGAAAAGTTCATGTGGACAGGGATCGTTCTGCTGCTGTACTTCGTCCTCGCGGAGATTCCCCTCTATGGAATCCCGGCACAGATTCAGGACTACTTTGCCACGCTCAGATTCGTGCTCGCAGGAAGGAGCGGTTCCCTCCTGACCCTTGGTATCGGTCCAATCGTCACCGCGAGCATTATCATGCAGCTTCTCGTCGGTTCCGAGATAGTTCACCTCGATCTCTCAAATCATGAGGATAGGAGATTCTACCAGGCCGCTCAGAAGCTCTTTGCCGTGTTTATGAGCTTCTTCGAGGCCGCCATATACGTATTCGCAGGTGCGTTTGGTAAGGTTGACATGGGACTCGGAGCGTTCCAGACAGTCACGACACCCGCCGGACAGGTTTACATAGGCCTGGGTCTTGGGATACTCATAATACTCCAGCTTGGCTTTGCCTCCGTCATGCTCATACTCCTAGACGAGCTCGTCAGCAAGTGGGGAATAGGAAGCGGTATCAGTCTCTTCATCGCCGCGGGTGTTTCCCAGACCGTCGTCACCAAGTCTCTCAACCCGTTCACCACCAGCCAGTACATGGATCCAGTTACCGGGGGCCCCGCCATAATCGGTGCCATCCCAGCGTTCATACAGCACCTATTTTACGGGGACCTGACCGGCGCGCTGTACAGAGGCACCCTGCCGGACATGATGGACGTCTTTGCCACCATCGTGGTGTTCCTCGTGGTCGTCTACCTCGAGAGCATGCGCGTTGAGATACCGCTCAGCTACGGTCGCGTCACCGTCCGCGGAAGGTACCCGATAAGGTTCATGTACGTCAGCAACATACCGATCATCCTCACCTTTGCCCTCTACTCCAATATCCAGCTCTGGGCCAGGCTCCTCAACAACTACGGCTACACCTTCCTCGGAACGTTTGATGAGAACGGATACCCCCTGACTGGCTTCGTCACCTACCTCTATCCGCCGAGGGACATCTACCACGTCATAGCCGACCCCGGAAGGGCCCTCGTCTACGCGCTGATGACGATATTCTGGGCCATACTCTTTGGATTCCTGTGGGTCGAGCTGACGGGTCTTGACGCCAAGAGCATCGCCAGACAGCTTCAGAGGGCAGGGCTGCAGATACCGGGGTTCAGGCGCGACCCGAGGATACTTGAGAGGGTTCTCAACAGGTACATTCCCTACGTTACCTTCTGGGGTTCGTTCACGCTGGCTCTAGTTGCGGTGCTGGCGGACTTCCTGGGTGCCCTCGGTACCGGAACGGGAATCCTCCTTACGGTCGGTATCCTCTACAGGCTCTACGAGGAGGTCGCAAGGGAGCAGGCCACGGAGATGTTCCCCGCACTCAGAAAGTTCTTTACAAAGTGA
- a CDS encoding SDR family NAD(P)-dependent oxidoreductase, with translation MKTALITGASGGIGRLLVEGLVEKGYLVVGVGRSRERLEGLKGLGNFEYIVADLRDRSSLERIAGPLRELGVDKLDLLINNAGYALRKPLLEHSHQELENLFRVNVFAPLELTKTLLPVLPKGSTVVFIISGVAFINVPELPSYCAAKGTLHYLVINLERELSVKGVHVMRVYPKHVKTGFWNGKVPKGSIEPEDVARAVFKGLEKGKREVFVPGYLKLVKYLPNWPVFTYRFRY, from the coding sequence ATGAAAACCGCTCTCATTACGGGTGCCTCCGGTGGAATAGGCAGGCTTCTGGTGGAAGGGCTTGTTGAAAAAGGCTATCTGGTCGTGGGAGTCGGCAGGAGCAGGGAGCGGCTAGAGGGTCTCAAAGGCCTGGGGAACTTTGAGTACATTGTTGCGGATCTCCGAGACCGGAGCTCCCTCGAGAGGATAGCCGGACCTCTGCGTGAGCTGGGCGTTGACAAACTCGATCTGCTCATCAACAACGCTGGCTACGCTCTCAGAAAGCCCCTCTTGGAGCACTCACATCAGGAGCTGGAGAACCTGTTCAGGGTAAACGTTTTTGCACCCCTTGAACTCACGAAAACACTACTTCCAGTGCTCCCAAAGGGTTCGACTGTGGTGTTCATAATCAGCGGCGTCGCGTTCATTAACGTTCCTGAATTGCCCTCCTACTGTGCCGCCAAGGGTACGCTCCATTATTTGGTGATAAACCTTGAGAGGGAGCTTTCTGTGAAAGGAGTTCACGTTATGCGCGTCTATCCCAAACATGTCAAGACCGGATTCTGGAACGGAAAGGTTCCGAAGGGCTCGATAGAGCCGGAAGATGTTGCACGGGCAGTGTTCAAGGGGCTCGAAAAGGGTAAGAGAGAGGTCTTTGTGCCGGGCTACCTGAAACTCGTCAAATATCTCCCCAACTGGCCGGTCTTTACCTACAGATTCAGGTATTAG
- a CDS encoding nSTAND3 domain-containing NTPase — protein sequence MMQRYVVTGKEEHILKQLKEGNPVMILGLPGSGKSTLARYIAMKMAREEGYIPIILSPRHYSAQPQLKKIVDNHGNPFYMPLVPIKMISESERSLVLQVVEAATSQGILEKITDIISNVSNIEEYVNTVDNSIKTLLEIIGIRGVNLQHISIKLKSIIEKEPFDKILDITQSIVIGMTIFEGISAIGNIWKTGRELYTSYKDSKVKSKASKFVFLIDDYMDYSLSERNVLSKLITELSNLGSRVIIVNRIPIEKLANEGKQFTLNSPEYVRSILSEHTLIESSEQVIFIGPIIDSKKFLDIIHSNGINIDPNYGEKLKALTSGLPGFAVMLAKVSTNLKVNIDDLLDNLPQADRVYYPLDVASKNQDQIMYNLKGLIKSNEFIYKELSKRNKLVIPLLLTPLEKSILEILGRLVYGDQGKNKLTDLIFSEDIVHLNGYVYVGSLNDHDRQIVDEIYDLTELYSHLRTFIPYLIRNDAIRTEISRFVNLMLEAINSTSEYSENGLISILKILELVDNYELEVTFTLIINAGIQVANSQSPIIYEVTIAIFNILSKTGGVSALTQEDKLRLLSFLWQYSDSSALNPYVIEEVDHKISTILRELTKELPDNNIVRFLTIATKVNTIRKKVYSPFLKKERHMMSRKIEQVIESIRILGDTWFDKYAKMELYLKLGEIFTFSPIPLTSEATKENIQFLRNAEKLLNELEANFELLQNDKDVNALFSTVFIRDNKEDKQKRIKQLLELRIFGSFRLTYYTLAFAFLFLGNIEEARKYVSLALKYSKKEFNASGKRVLNWILLHDLSMRINVIKNGLNYESVKEFIEFAPIIKEYLLMLPPENTMTLIAEIIFVKYYSDRILKLNIKISKSVMNSIKELELILRDTFPFVYNEIHILLDILERKYKEAYLQIIDSVPISQHDFQIVLEFIAASMALDKIEDLYKGSYLQLTYPDLAVVIYKAIKEYKKNDQILRAILLKNIFENMKHDKIDTNSIIKMFFLTY from the coding sequence ATGATGCAACGATACGTGGTTACTGGGAAAGAGGAACACATCCTGAAACAACTAAAAGAAGGAAACCCAGTCATGATACTCGGATTACCTGGAAGTGGCAAGAGTACTCTGGCACGATATATAGCCATGAAAATGGCAAGAGAAGAAGGGTATATACCTATAATATTGTCTCCCAGACATTATTCTGCCCAACCTCAATTAAAGAAGATTGTTGATAACCATGGAAATCCATTTTACATGCCGTTAGTTCCAATCAAGATGATCTCTGAGAGCGAAAGGTCTCTTGTCTTGCAGGTTGTAGAGGCTGCCACTTCTCAAGGAATTCTAGAAAAAATTACGGATATCATCTCTAATGTTTCAAACATAGAGGAATACGTCAACACAGTTGACAACTCAATAAAAACTCTGCTAGAGATAATCGGGATAAGAGGCGTGAATCTTCAGCACATCTCAATTAAGCTAAAGTCCATTATAGAGAAAGAGCCATTTGATAAAATCCTGGATATAACTCAGTCTATAGTAATTGGAATGACAATTTTTGAAGGAATATCGGCAATAGGAAACATATGGAAGACAGGCAGAGAACTATATACCTCCTACAAGGATTCAAAAGTAAAATCTAAAGCTTCAAAATTTGTGTTTTTAATCGACGACTATATGGACTACTCTCTATCCGAGCGAAATGTGCTATCCAAATTAATTACTGAACTCTCAAATCTAGGAAGTAGGGTAATTATAGTTAACAGAATTCCCATAGAAAAGTTAGCAAATGAGGGAAAACAATTTACCCTAAATTCTCCTGAGTATGTAAGAAGCATTCTTAGTGAACACACTCTCATTGAAAGTTCGGAACAAGTCATATTCATCGGCCCGATTATTGATAGCAAAAAATTCTTAGATATTATCCACTCAAATGGAATTAATATAGATCCGAACTATGGCGAAAAATTAAAAGCACTTACTTCGGGACTCCCGGGGTTTGCTGTTATGCTCGCAAAAGTATCCACTAATCTCAAAGTAAACATTGATGACCTCCTTGATAACCTTCCTCAAGCAGATCGGGTGTATTACCCCTTAGATGTTGCATCCAAAAATCAGGACCAGATTATGTATAATCTTAAGGGACTGATTAAGTCAAACGAGTTCATATATAAAGAGCTTAGTAAGAGAAACAAACTAGTAATACCCCTTTTACTGACTCCTCTTGAAAAATCAATCCTAGAAATATTGGGGAGACTAGTTTATGGGGATCAGGGCAAAAATAAATTAACAGATCTTATATTTAGCGAGGATATCGTACATCTTAACGGCTATGTATATGTTGGTTCACTAAATGATCATGATAGACAAATTGTTGATGAGATATACGATCTAACTGAGCTATATTCTCATCTTAGAACGTTCATACCGTATCTCATAAGGAATGATGCCATACGAACAGAGATTTCAAGGTTTGTAAATCTTATGCTAGAGGCTATAAACAGTACTTCAGAATACTCAGAGAACGGATTAATTAGTATTCTCAAAATTCTTGAATTAGTAGATAACTATGAACTTGAAGTTACATTCACATTGATAATAAACGCAGGAATCCAAGTAGCCAATAGTCAGTCCCCAATCATATATGAAGTTACAATTGCTATATTTAATATACTCTCAAAAACAGGTGGAGTCTCTGCCCTAACTCAAGAAGACAAATTAAGATTATTGTCATTTTTATGGCAATATAGTGATAGTTCAGCTTTGAATCCCTATGTTATTGAGGAAGTAGATCATAAAATTTCCACTATTTTAAGAGAACTCACCAAAGAGTTACCCGACAATAACATAGTAAGGTTTCTTACAATAGCTACTAAGGTAAACACCATAAGAAAGAAGGTCTACAGCCCATTTTTGAAGAAAGAGAGGCACATGATGAGCAGAAAAATAGAGCAAGTGATAGAGAGCATAAGAATCTTAGGAGATACATGGTTTGATAAATATGCCAAGATGGAGCTGTATCTCAAGCTTGGAGAGATATTTACCTTCTCACCTATACCATTAACCAGTGAAGCTACCAAAGAGAATATACAATTTTTAAGGAACGCTGAAAAACTTTTAAATGAATTAGAGGCCAATTTTGAACTTCTACAGAATGACAAAGATGTTAACGCTCTCTTTAGCACTGTTTTCATACGGGATAACAAAGAAGACAAACAAAAAAGAATAAAACAATTGCTTGAATTGAGGATCTTTGGTAGCTTTAGACTAACTTATTACACCCTTGCATTCGCTTTCCTGTTTCTGGGAAATATCGAAGAAGCGAGAAAATATGTATCTCTAGCTTTAAAATATTCGAAGAAAGAGTTTAACGCATCTGGAAAGAGAGTATTAAACTGGATATTATTGCATGATCTTTCCATGAGAATAAATGTGATAAAAAATGGTTTGAACTATGAAAGTGTAAAAGAATTTATAGAATTCGCTCCAATAATTAAAGAATATCTACTAATGTTACCTCCGGAGAACACAATGACACTAATTGCTGAGATAATTTTTGTCAAATATTATTCAGACAGGATACTGAAACTTAACATTAAAATATCCAAAAGTGTTATGAACTCCATAAAAGAACTAGAGTTAATCTTAAGGGATACATTTCCTTTTGTATATAACGAAATACACATTTTACTGGATATACTAGAGAGAAAATACAAAGAAGCCTATCTTCAAATTATAGATTCAGTCCCAATAAGTCAACACGACTTTCAAATAGTCTTGGAGTTTATTGCCGCATCAATGGCATTAGATAAAATTGAAGATTTATATAAAGGAAGTTATCTACAACTCACATATCCAGATCTCGCCGTTGTTATTTATAAAGCAATAAAGGAATATAAGAAAAACGACCAAATTCTCCGTGCCATTCTTCTTAAGAATATCTTCGAGAATATGAAACATGATAAAATCGATACGAACTCTATAATTAAAATGTTCTTCTTAACGTATTAA
- a CDS encoding 50S ribosomal protein L14e has product MPAMEVGRLAVIIAGRRAGEKVVVVDVIDRNFVLVTGAGLNKVKRRRMNVKHLEPLPEKVSIERGADDEAVKAALEQAGISLE; this is encoded by the coding sequence ATGCCAGCTATGGAAGTCGGAAGGCTTGCCGTTATAATCGCCGGAAGGAGGGCCGGAGAGAAGGTCGTCGTCGTTGACGTCATCGACAGGAACTTCGTCCTCGTTACCGGCGCTGGCCTCAACAAGGTCAAGCGCAGGAGGATGAACGTCAAGCACCTCGAGCCCCTTCCGGAGAAGGTCAGCATCGAGCGCGGCGCCGACGACGAGGCCGTCAAGGCCGCCCTCGAGCAGGCTGGAATCAGCCTTGAGTGA
- a CDS encoding 50S ribosomal protein L34e, with protein sequence MKPMYRSRSWRRKYVRTPGGRTVVHFERRKPKVAHCAMCGRPLNGFPRGRPSELRKLPKTAKRPERPYANLCPSCMRKVMKAQVRAGVAL encoded by the coding sequence ATGAAGCCGATGTACAGGTCAAGGTCATGGAGAAGGAAGTACGTCAGGACCCCTGGCGGAAGGACCGTCGTCCACTTTGAGAGGAGGAAGCCCAAGGTCGCCCACTGCGCCATGTGCGGCAGGCCGCTCAACGGTTTCCCGCGCGGCAGGCCCAGCGAACTCAGAAAGCTTCCGAAGACCGCCAAGAGGCCGGAGAGGCCCTACGCCAACCTCTGCCCGAGCTGCATGAGGAAGGTCATGAAGGCCCAGGTCAGGGCGGGCGTTGCCCTCTGA